Within Micromonospora parathelypteridis, the genomic segment CGCAGCGCCTGCCACCAGGCTTCCGGATCGACCTCGGTGCCGTCCGGGTGTGGTGCCCGGCCCTGCCGGAGCAGGGCACCGGTCTCCGCGTCCCGGATGACCACCTTGGAGGACTGGGTGGACGAGTCAACGCCTGCGACCAACGGCATGGCGGGGCCTCAGCGGGCGCCGAGCAGGTGCTCGACGGCGAGCTGGTTGAGCCGGACGAAGGCGAAGCCCCGGGCGGCCACCGCGTCGACGTCGACATCCTCGAACGCGGACCGGTCGGCCAGGAACTCGTCGTAACCCTCACCCGCGCCGAGCGTCGGCGTGTTCAGGTCGCCGACCTTGCTGGCGGCGAGCGCCTCGACCACCTCGGGGTCGGCACGGAACGCCGCTGCCCGCTCCTTGAGCAGCAGGTAGGTGCTCATGTTGGCGGCCGCCGACGCCCACACCCCGTCCATGTCCTCGGTCCGGGAGGGCTTGTAGTCGAAGTGCCGGGGGCCGTCGTAGGTCGGGCCGCCGTTCGGGCCGCCGTTCTCCAGGAGGTCCACCAGGGCGAACGCGTTCATCAGGTCGCCGTGGCCGAAGACCAGGTCCTGGTCGTACTTGATGCCGCGCTGGCCGTTGAGGTCGAGGTGGAACAGCTTGCCCTGCCAGAGCGCCTGGGCGATGCCGTGGGCGTAGTTGAGCCCGGCCATCTGCTCGTGGCCGACCTCCGGGTTGAGGCCGACCAGCTCCGGGTGGGCCAGCTGGGAGATGAAACCGAGCGCGTGCCCGATGGTCGGCAGCAGGATGTCGCCGCGCGGCTCGTTGGGCTTGGGCTCCAGGGCGAACCGCAGGTTGTAGCCCTTGTCGATGGAGTACTGGGTGAGCAGGTCAACGGCCTCGCGGTAGCGGTCCAGGGCGGCGCGGACGTCCTTGGCGAGGTCGTACTCGGAGCCCTCGCGGCCACCCCACATCACGAAGGTGCTGGCACCCAGCTCGGCGGCCAGGTCGACCTGACGCAGCACCTTGCGCAGCGCGTAGCGGCGGACGTCGCGGTCGTTGCTGGTGAAACCGCCGTCCTTGAAGATGGGGTGGGTGAAGAGGTTGGTGGTCACCATCGGCACCACCAGGCCGGTCTCGTCGAGGGCCTTGCGGAACCGGGCGATGTGCTGATCGCGGGTGGCGGCGTCGGCCCCGAACGGGATCAGGTCGTCGTCGTGGAAGGTGATGCCGTACGCGCCCAGCTCGGCGAGTCGGTGCACTGCCTCGACCGCGTCGAGCTCGGGGCGGGTCGCGTCACCGAACGGATCGCGGGCCTGCCATCCGACGGTCCAGAGCCCGAAGGAGAACTTGTCGGCGGGAGTGGGACGGGGTGCCATGAGCGACCTCCGGGGTGGTGTTGTCCGCTATTTGTTCAGCCATTGAATTATTTGCCCGCCGTATGGCACTGTCAAGGGGTGAGCCTCACCCACGCCCCGGCCGGCGCAGTCCGTCAGGGCAGTCTGCGCGAGCTCAACCTCGCCCTGGTGCTCGGCCGGATCGCCGCGGCCCACCGACCTCCGTCCCGAGCCGACCTCGCGACCGCGACCGGCCTGACCAGAGCCACCGTTTCCGCGGTGGTCGAGGACCTGCTCGCCGGCCGGTTGGTCAGCGAGTCCGACCCGGCACCCCGCGCTGGCGCCGGCCGCCCGGCACGCGGGCTGGTCCTCGCCGACCAGGGGCCGGCCGGGCTCGGCCTGGAGGTCAACGTCGACTACCTGACGGTCTGCGTGGTGGACCTCGCCGGCCAGGTCCGGCATCGCACCGTGCACCGGGCCGACCTACGCCCGGTGGCCCCCGCAGACGCCCTCGCCCGACTGGTGGAGATGGCCGGGGCGGCCCGCGACGACGCTGCCCAGCAGGGCCTCACCCTGATCGGGGCCGCGCTCGCGGTGCCCGGCCTGGTGGACGACACCGGGGTGGTCCGGCTCGCACCGAACCTCGGCTGGCGGGACGTGCCGGTGCCCGCGCTGCTCGCCGAGCATCCTCCGCTGATCGAGCAGGTGCCCGGCATCCCGGCGCTGGTGGTGGACAACGAGGCCAACCTCGCCGCACTCGGCGAGCTGCACTCCCGGCCGCCCGGCCCGTCCAGCTTCCTGCACATCTCCGGAGAGGTGGGCATCGGTGCCGGCATCGTGCTGGATGGGGCACTGTTCCGCGGCGTCCGCGGTTGGAGCGGCGAGATCGGGCACCTCCCGGTCCACCCCGAAGGCCGTCCGTGCCGCTGCGGCGGGCAGGGCTGCCTGGAGCAGTACGCCGGCCAGGAGGCGATCGTGGCCGCCGCCGGACTGGCTCGGGCGGAGCTACCCGCGGACACCGCGACGGCGCGGCTCGCCGAGCTGGCCGAGGCCGGCGACGCGGACGCGCTGCGGGCGCTGCACGACGCCGGGACGGCACTCGGCGTCGCGGTGGCCAGCGTCGTCAACCTGCTCGACCTGGACACCGTGGTGCTCGGTGGCGGTTACGCGGCGCTGGCGCCCTGGCTGTGCCCACCGGTGCTCGCCGAGATCGCCGGCCGGGTGCTCACCGCCGCCTGGTCGCCGGTCACGGTCCGGCCGTCGACGCTCGGCGCGGAGGCCGCCGCGGTGGGTGCCGCCGGCTCGGTGGCCCGCCGAATCGTCGCGCAGCCCGCCGGCTGGCTGTCCGTCTGTGGGTCGGCGCCGGTGTGATCGACGGGTGATCAGGCGGTCCGCGCCACCGGTGGGTCCCCGGCCGGCCAGTCCCGATTGGTGCCGATCGACCGTTCCGGGCCGCCCGACGGGCCCGCCCACACCGTGCGGGTCTGCCGGTCCGGATCGACCGACCAGTCCCTCGATCGCACCGTGGGCCGGTCCGGGTCGTCCGGCCAGTCCCCCTGCCCCGACTCGCCCGCCGCCGAAGCGCTCTGCGCCTGCTGCCGGCGAGCGCTCTCGTCGAATTCCCGCATTCCGCTCAGCAGCGCGTCCCGGCCCTCTGGGCTCATCTTGGCCAGCACGGCGGCGAGCTGCGCCTGACGGTCGGCCCGCAGCTCGGCGAGGAGTCGGCGGGCCTCCGGGGTGAGGTGCAGCGCGATCTCCCGCCGGTCGAATCGGCCCGGCTCGCGCTCCAGCATGCCGGCGGCGACCAACCGGTCGCAGAGACGGCTGGCGGAGCTGAGCAGCATGTCGAGCCGGGTGGCGAGCCGACGCAGGTTGATCCCGTCGTGCTGCTCCACCACCATCACCGCCCGTAGCTGGGCACCGGAGACGCGGTTGGCCGTCCCCTCCCGGGCGGATTCCCAGATGCCCAACAGGGCAGCGGCCGCCTCGTCCAGTTCGGCAGCCATACTCTTCTCGGGGTCCGTCGGACCGTTCATCTCGGTCATGGTGGCCCGAGACTACTCCGAGCCCACTGGTCGTCGAGCTTTCAGCAAGGGAGTGACGATGAGCGAACCGGTCAATCAGGCACGACGTGCCCTGAACGAGACACCGGCGGACCGGCTCGTCGGTGGTGTCGGGGATGTGCTCGTCCGGTCGTACGGGATCACCGACGTCGAGCTGTACCAGGTCGACTACCGGCTCTCGGAACTCCTGCCGCTCACCGAGGGTGATCCGATCACGAGCCCCGGGCACCCTGCCTGGCGCGCCTTCGACCACCAGTCGCCGACCCTCACCGACGGCACCGCCTGGTTCCCGGTCACGATGCGTGGCGAGCGTCGGGGGGTGCTGTGCCTGTCGCCCGTGCCGGACGACCGGGAGGTCCTCGCCGCGCTGGCCGAAATCTCCACCGCGCTCGCCCACGAGTTGGCGGCGGTCTCCGCCGGCACGGACGTCTACCGGGCGGCACGGCGCGCCCAGCGCCTCACCCTGGCCGCCGAGATGCAGTGGGACCTGCTCCCCGGCCGCAGCCGGATCCGACCCTCGTTCAGTCTGGCCGGGCAGTTGGAGCCGGCGTACGCGGTGCGCGGCGGCAGCTTCGACTGGTCCGACGACGGGCAGCGACTCTGGTTGTCCACCATCAACGGCAGCGGTGAGGGTGTCGCCGCCTCCCTGCTCACCTCGTTGGCCACCCACGCGCTGCGCAACGCGCGCCGGGCCGGGCTGAGCCTGGCCGACCAGACCGCCCTTGCCGACCAGGCGCTCTACGACCTGTACCGGGGCGAGCAGCACCTCTCCGCGTTGCTGATGGAACTGGACCTGCGTTCCGGGACGATGACCGTGGTCGACGCCGGCTCACCCCGACTGGTCCTGCTGCGCGACGGCGAGGTCACCGAACAGCCCCTGGAGGCGCAGTTCCCGCTCGGCATGTTCGAGGCGACCGACTACCACGAGCAGAAGTTCCCGCTGGAGCGTGGCGACCGGATCTTCGTCGTCAGCGACGGGGTGCTGGAGGCCACCGGACAACACGTGCGCTACGGCGAGACGGCACTGGACCGCTTCCTACGGCGTACCGGGCCGATGGCGCCGCTGGACGCCGTCCGGTCCCTGATCGGCGACCTGCGTGCGTTCGTGGCCGGTGACCTGGTCAACGACGCCGTGGTCGTCTGCCTGGACTGGACCGGCCCGCAACCCTGACCGACGGTGGGTCAGTACGCTCCGCGGCCGTTCAGGACCGCGCCGAAGGTCTTCCACAGGATGGTGAGGTCGGCGGCGAGGGACCAGTTCTCCACGTAGTAGAGATCGAGCCGGATGCCGTCCTCCCAGCTCAGGTCGGAGCGGCCGCTGACCTGCCACAGGCCGGTCATGCCCGGCTTGACCAGCAGCCGCCGGGCCACGTCGCCGTCGTAGCGGGCCACCTCCGAGGGCAGCGGCGGGCGAGGCCCGACCATGCTCATCTGCCCCAACAGCACGTTGACCAGCTGCGGCAACTCGTCCAGGGACCACTTGCGCAGCAGCCGGCCGACACGAGTGACCCGAGGGTCCTGGCGCATCTTGAACATCAGGCCGTCGGTCTCGTTGCGCGCGGTCAACTCGGCGAGCAGCGCGTCGGCGTTCACCACCATGGTGCGGAACTTGAACACGCCGAACTCATGCCCACCCCGGCCGACGCGGACCTGTCGGAACAGCACCGGGCCCCGACTGTCCAGCTTGATGGCCAGGGCGATCAACGCGATCAGCGGCAGCAGCAGCGCCAGCGCCAGCGACGAGGCGGACCGGTCGACGAGGCCCTTCACCAGCTTGCGCGCACCGCGGAACTCCGGTGCCTCGACGTGGATCAGCGGCAGGCCGGCAACCGGGCGGGTGTGGATCCGCGGGCCGGCAACGTCGGTCAGCGCGGGTGCCACGACCAGATCGACGCCGGTCCCCTCCAACTGCCAGCCGAGACGGCGCAGTCGGGTCGCGGTCAGCTCGCCGGAGGCGGTCACGGCGACAGTGTCCGCGCCGATCGCGGTGGCGGCTTCCGGGATACCTCGGAACGACCCCACCACCGGCACGTCGCCCAGTCGCTGCGCCACCGGTGCGAGCAACGCGTCCGGGATGCACGCGCCCACAACCTGGTAGCCGGCGTACGGCTCGCGGCGCAGCGTGTGCACCAGCTCCAGGACATGGGCGGTGTCGCCGACCACCAGCATTCTGCGGGACCAGCCAGCACCCACCCGGCGGGCCCGGTGCAGGCGCTTGCGGACGGCGAACCGCGCCACCTCCAGCCCGACGATGCCCACCGCGAAGGAGATGCCCAGGAAGACCCGGGAGACGCCGAGGTCGGCGATGTAGCCGATGATGGCGGTCGCACCCGCGAGTCGCAGGCTGGCGGAGCTGACCCGCCGATACTCGTCCGCCCCGTAGCCGATCACCCGGTCGTCGTAGCAGCCGAGCGCCTTGAGCGAGATCAGCCAGGCCAGCGCCAACGCGGGGGCAACCAGCACGTACGGGATCTCCGAGCCGCTCGGATCGTCGTCACCGAAGCGGGTGACGTACCCGATGAGGAGCGCGATGATGAGGACGGTGGTGTCCAGCACCACCAGGACCCGAACGTAGGACCGTTCGTCGGAGCGCGCCACCAGCCCGACACGGCGGCCTTTCGGCTCAGCGGACGTGGCTGGGGTCAACAGGGTCGCCGCGGTCACCGGCCCTCCCACTCTGTACAGGATGGCCCCGGCCAACGGGTCGGACCGGAGGCGGACCGACTGTGCCGGATCATTCGCCATCCTGCCCCGATAACTATGACGGCCGATTGCTTCGGACGTATTGCCGTCACTTTTATTGAGCCTGGGAGCCAAAAAAGGGGCCCGCCCTACCGTCGATCCGGTAGGGCGGGCCCCCTTTTTGATTGAGCGTTGACTCAGCGCGGCGCCGGTGGCCGTCGCGCGATCGCGCTGAGGAAGATGCTGCCGATCTCGCTCGGGTCCTTGGTGACGAAGACATCGCCACCGGTCACCTTCGTGATCGATTCCAGCTCGGCCTTGCTGACGCCCTCGCCGATACCGATCATGATGACCTGTACCGGCCGATCCGGGTCGGCGAGCTGCTTGAGCTTGGCGAGCAGCTGCTGCTGGTTGAGGCCGTTGTCGTCCTCGTTCTCGCCATCGGTGAACAGCACGATCGAGTTGACCCGGCCAGGTTGCCAGTTCTCCTGGACCGCCTGGTACGCGGCCAGCGTGGTGTCGTAGAGGCCGGTGTCACCACTGGAGGGCCTGACGGCGCCGAGCGCCGCCTCCAGTTGGGCCCGCTGGCCGGAGAGTGGCCCGATGGGGACCAGCTCTTTGTAGTCCCGGTTGCCGACCAGCTTGGTGGAGAAGGTCCACAGGCCGATCGACCAGGAGTCGTCGAAGAGGCCGAGGCCGCGGCGGGCCGCGTCAACGGTGACCTCCTCCCGGCTGCGGTTGTTGGCGCTGGGCACCTTCTCCTTCATCGAGCCGGAGACGTCGACGACGGCCAGCATCCGACCGGACTGGGTGGCGATCGACCAGCTGGAGACGACCCGCTGGATGGCGGCCGGGTCGAGGCCACCCGCGGCGGTGCCACCGTTCGCCGGTGCGGTCGGCGCGCCGCCCGACGGGCTCGGCGCACCCTGCGGCGCCTTGAAGCCATCGCCCCAGTTGCCGTCCGGCGCGCGTAGCGACTGCGCCGCGAGCCGGTTGCGGAAGTTGGGGCTGGTGAGCAGCTCGAACAGCACCCGGGCCGCCGACGCCTTGCTCGGCTCGATGCCGGGCAGCACCGCGTACGGGTAGTCCAACGGCATCGGTGCCGGCTCCATGTAGAGAGCGGCGAGCGGGACCGGCGGCTGCTTGCTGTTGTAGGCGATCACGTCTTCTTCGGACAGCGCCGCCGCGCCGAGACCGCTGGCGATGGACGTCGCGTCCTTGGAGGTCGGGAAGCGGGCCAGCAGATCGTTGCGGAGCGACGAGCGCCCGGTGGCCAGTGCCCGAAGCGCACCGACGGTGCTGCGCTGGGCGTCGCCGCCGGCAGCGCTGGCGGCCGCGGTCAGCGAGAGCAGGCCGGACAGGCCGGCCGCGTCACGGGTCGGCTCGACGATCCCGGTGCGCAGCGGCGCGCTGGTGTTGTTGACCTGCTTGAGCAGGTCCGTCCAGTTGAACTTCTTGTCCGGCCAGCCCAGTCGGGCGGCGATCGGCTCGGGCATCGCGACGACGATGGGGCTGCGTGCGATGGATGCGCCGTTGGTCGGAGCGAACGCGGTGGCGTCCTTCTTCAACCGGAGCAGCCAGGTCGAGGAGTCGGGCACCCAGACGTCCGGGCTGACGGCGGTGCCGCTGGCCTGCCCCACACCGGCCAGGACAGCTCCGTGCTTGGCCGCCACCACGGCGGCCACGTCGACCGGGTCGGACGCGGAGACGTCGACCCGGATGCAGGTTGGGCCCACCGCCGCGCCGTCCTTGACCCACTGGGACGCGGCCGCGTCCACGGCGGGCGCGAGCTCGGAGGCGACCGCCACAGCGAGACGGATCTCCCCGGAGCAGTTGGGCTGGATCAACTCCCGATAGCCGAACCACACACCGGTCGTGGCGACGAGCACCGTCGCCGTCCCGGCGGCGGCTGCTAGATGGAGTTTCGAACGCATGCGATGGCGGCCTGCTGACACGGTGACCATCTTGCGTACTAGGTGCCGTCTCTGCCACATCCGTTCGGACTAAAGTTACGGAGGAGAAACAGTTGACCACCTTTTAGCGACGCAGAGTGATACAGCGGCCTCGTGGCGTTGCCGAATCAGTGTCGCCCTCGCATATCGACGGCGGGGTTCACGGCAGCACACACGTCGGGCTCGGCACCGGCACCGGCTCGCCGATCGCCTCGGGGACGCCGGTGTCCGCGTCGCGCCGGAAGACCCGCACCATGTCCGCCCGCTCATCAGCGACATAGATGTGCTGCCCGATCAGCGCGAAGTGCCGGGGCCACTCACCACCGGTGTCCACTTCGGCCACCAGCTCAGGCAGCTCCCCGGCCAGGGTGAAGACCGCCAGGGTCCCCACCCCACGGTTGGCGACATAGAGGAACCGGCCGTCCGGGCCGACCGCGACCTCCGAGGGCTGGACGTGACCGGTTCGCTCGCTCGCCTCGACCCGACCCCGCTGGTGCAACGCGCCGTCGTCGGTCAGCTCGTACGCGGTGACCGAGGCGTCCAGCTCGCCGACGAGGTAGCAGCGCCGACCGTCCGGGTGACGGGCCAGGTGCCGGGGCCCGGTGCCGGGCGCCGTGCGGATCCGCGGCGCACGGGGCACGAGTCGCCCGGTCGCGTCGTCCAGGTCGTACCGGTAGACCGAGTCGGTGCCGAGGTCCACCGCCAAGAGCGGCCCCCGGTCCGGTCCAGGGTTGACCATGTGGGCGTGCGCGTGGTCCTGCCGCTGCGGGTCGGGGCCGTGCCCCTCGTGCACCACCAGGTCGGTGCGCTCGCCGGGCACCCCCTGCGGGTCGAGCGGGAAGACCGCGACACTGCCGCTGCCGTAGTTGGCCGCCACCAGGTGACCGCCGTCGGGCAGCACCGCCAGGTGACAGGGCTCGGCGCCACCGGTCGACCGGCTGCCGAGCGGATCCAGCTCGCCGTCCGGCCCGACCCGCCAGGCGCTGATCTCCCCGTCCGTCAGCTCGTTGACCGCGTAGAGCACCGACTGGGTGGGGTGCCGCGCCAGGAAGGAGGGCGACGGCGTGGCCGCCACGGTGCCGAGTGGGGTCAGCGCCCCGGTCGTCGGGTCACGACGCGCCGCGACGATGCCGCTGCCCCGCCCACCACTCTGCGCGGTGTAACCCCCGATGTGGACGACCTCACCCTGACCACTCACGTCCAACTCCTCTGCCGGCATCCTCCGCTGATCCAATCAGAGGCTGCCCGCATTGCCCGCCTGTTAACCGGCTTTCCAGCCCGGATCTCAGGCCGCCGGCACCGGCTCCCCACGCTGCCGGGCAACGTGCTCGACCAGAGAGATCAACACCATTTTTCCGGACTGCCGGTCCCGGGCGTCACAGAGCACCATCGGCACGTCCGGGTCCAGGTCGAGCGCCCGGCGTACGGTCTCCAGGTTGAAACGGCGGGCGTCGTCGAAGCAGTTCACCCCCACCACGAACGGGATGCCACGCTGCTCGAAATAGTCGATGGACGGGAAACAGTCGGCCAACCGACGGGTGTCGGCGAGCACCACCGCGCCGAGCGCGCCGAAGGCCAACTCGTCCCAGAGGAACCAGAACCGATCCTGACCCGGGGTGCCGAACAGGTAGACCTGCAG encodes:
- the xylA gene encoding xylose isomerase, which gives rise to MAPRPTPADKFSFGLWTVGWQARDPFGDATRPELDAVEAVHRLAELGAYGITFHDDDLIPFGADAATRDQHIARFRKALDETGLVVPMVTTNLFTHPIFKDGGFTSNDRDVRRYALRKVLRQVDLAAELGASTFVMWGGREGSEYDLAKDVRAALDRYREAVDLLTQYSIDKGYNLRFALEPKPNEPRGDILLPTIGHALGFISQLAHPELVGLNPEVGHEQMAGLNYAHGIAQALWQGKLFHLDLNGQRGIKYDQDLVFGHGDLMNAFALVDLLENGGPNGGPTYDGPRHFDYKPSRTEDMDGVWASAAANMSTYLLLKERAAAFRADPEVVEALAASKVGDLNTPTLGAGEGYDEFLADRSAFEDVDVDAVAARGFAFVRLNQLAVEHLLGAR
- a CDS encoding ROK family transcriptional regulator produces the protein MSLTHAPAGAVRQGSLRELNLALVLGRIAAAHRPPSRADLATATGLTRATVSAVVEDLLAGRLVSESDPAPRAGAGRPARGLVLADQGPAGLGLEVNVDYLTVCVVDLAGQVRHRTVHRADLRPVAPADALARLVEMAGAARDDAAQQGLTLIGAALAVPGLVDDTGVVRLAPNLGWRDVPVPALLAEHPPLIEQVPGIPALVVDNEANLAALGELHSRPPGPSSFLHISGEVGIGAGIVLDGALFRGVRGWSGEIGHLPVHPEGRPCRCGGQGCLEQYAGQEAIVAAAGLARAELPADTATARLAELAEAGDADALRALHDAGTALGVAVASVVNLLDLDTVVLGGGYAALAPWLCPPVLAEIAGRVLTAAWSPVTVRPSTLGAEAAAVGAAGSVARRIVAQPAGWLSVCGSAPV
- a CDS encoding MarR family winged helix-turn-helix transcriptional regulator yields the protein MNGPTDPEKSMAAELDEAAAALLGIWESAREGTANRVSGAQLRAVMVVEQHDGINLRRLATRLDMLLSSASRLCDRLVAAGMLEREPGRFDRREIALHLTPEARRLLAELRADRQAQLAAVLAKMSPEGRDALLSGMREFDESARRQQAQSASAAGESGQGDWPDDPDRPTVRSRDWSVDPDRQTRTVWAGPSGGPERSIGTNRDWPAGDPPVARTA
- a CDS encoding PP2C family protein-serine/threonine phosphatase, giving the protein MSEPVNQARRALNETPADRLVGGVGDVLVRSYGITDVELYQVDYRLSELLPLTEGDPITSPGHPAWRAFDHQSPTLTDGTAWFPVTMRGERRGVLCLSPVPDDREVLAALAEISTALAHELAAVSAGTDVYRAARRAQRLTLAAEMQWDLLPGRSRIRPSFSLAGQLEPAYAVRGGSFDWSDDGQRLWLSTINGSGEGVAASLLTSLATHALRNARRAGLSLADQTALADQALYDLYRGEQHLSALLMELDLRSGTMTVVDAGSPRLVLLRDGEVTEQPLEAQFPLGMFEATDYHEQKFPLERGDRIFVVSDGVLEATGQHVRYGETALDRFLRRTGPMAPLDAVRSLIGDLRAFVAGDLVNDAVVVCLDWTGPQP
- a CDS encoding sugar transferase, which translates into the protein MTAATLLTPATSAEPKGRRVGLVARSDERSYVRVLVVLDTTVLIIALLIGYVTRFGDDDPSGSEIPYVLVAPALALAWLISLKALGCYDDRVIGYGADEYRRVSSASLRLAGATAIIGYIADLGVSRVFLGISFAVGIVGLEVARFAVRKRLHRARRVGAGWSRRMLVVGDTAHVLELVHTLRREPYAGYQVVGACIPDALLAPVAQRLGDVPVVGSFRGIPEAATAIGADTVAVTASGELTATRLRRLGWQLEGTGVDLVVAPALTDVAGPRIHTRPVAGLPLIHVEAPEFRGARKLVKGLVDRSASSLALALLLPLIALIALAIKLDSRGPVLFRQVRVGRGGHEFGVFKFRTMVVNADALLAELTARNETDGLMFKMRQDPRVTRVGRLLRKWSLDELPQLVNVLLGQMSMVGPRPPLPSEVARYDGDVARRLLVKPGMTGLWQVSGRSDLSWEDGIRLDLYYVENWSLAADLTILWKTFGAVLNGRGAY
- a CDS encoding substrate-binding domain-containing protein, encoding MSAGRHRMRSKLHLAAAAGTATVLVATTGVWFGYRELIQPNCSGEIRLAVAVASELAPAVDAAASQWVKDGAAVGPTCIRVDVSASDPVDVAAVVAAKHGAVLAGVGQASGTAVSPDVWVPDSSTWLLRLKKDATAFAPTNGASIARSPIVVAMPEPIAARLGWPDKKFNWTDLLKQVNNTSAPLRTGIVEPTRDAAGLSGLLSLTAAASAAGGDAQRSTVGALRALATGRSSLRNDLLARFPTSKDATSIASGLGAAALSEEDVIAYNSKQPPVPLAALYMEPAPMPLDYPYAVLPGIEPSKASAARVLFELLTSPNFRNRLAAQSLRAPDGNWGDGFKAPQGAPSPSGGAPTAPANGGTAAGGLDPAAIQRVVSSWSIATQSGRMLAVVDVSGSMKEKVPSANNRSREEVTVDAARRGLGLFDDSWSIGLWTFSTKLVGNRDYKELVPIGPLSGQRAQLEAALGAVRPSSGDTGLYDTTLAAYQAVQENWQPGRVNSIVLFTDGENEDDNGLNQQQLLAKLKQLADPDRPVQVIMIGIGEGVSKAELESITKVTGGDVFVTKDPSEIGSIFLSAIARRPPAPR
- a CDS encoding lactonase family protein, with the protein product MSGQGEVVHIGGYTAQSGGRGSGIVAARRDPTTGALTPLGTVAATPSPSFLARHPTQSVLYAVNELTDGEISAWRVGPDGELDPLGSRSTGGAEPCHLAVLPDGGHLVAANYGSGSVAVFPLDPQGVPGERTDLVVHEGHGPDPQRQDHAHAHMVNPGPDRGPLLAVDLGTDSVYRYDLDDATGRLVPRAPRIRTAPGTGPRHLARHPDGRRCYLVGELDASVTAYELTDDGALHQRGRVEASERTGHVQPSEVAVGPDGRFLYVANRGVGTLAVFTLAGELPELVAEVDTGGEWPRHFALIGQHIYVADERADMVRVFRRDADTGVPEAIGEPVPVPSPTCVLP
- a CDS encoding GTP-binding protein, translating into MDSVRYDQVGTSTTIPLALKILIAGGFGAGKTTLVSALSEVRPLQTEEVLTGAGIGTDDISGVEGKSTTTVAMDFGRITINDDLQVYLFGTPGQDRFWFLWDELAFGALGAVVLADTRRLADCFPSIDYFEQRGIPFVVGVNCFDDARRFNLETVRRALDLDPDVPMVLCDARDRQSGKMVLISLVEHVARQRGEPVPAA